A single Panthera tigris isolate Pti1 chromosome A3, P.tigris_Pti1_mat1.1, whole genome shotgun sequence DNA region contains:
- the SLC17A9 gene encoding solute carrier family 17 member 9 isoform X2 — translation MQPLPPEEARRDGAEDAQWSRPECQAWTGTLLLGTGLLYCARVSVPVCAVSMSQDFGWNKKEAGVVLSSFFWGYCLTQVVGGYLGDRIGGEKVILLSASAWGFITAATPLLARLSSAHLVLMTFSRILTGLLQGVYFPALTSLLSQKVRESERAFTYSAVGAGSQFGTLVTGAVGSLLLDWYGWPSVFYLSGGLTLLWVCYVHRSHPGLGCSGARPAGVQAHQSSLETAFPEALCLGSHLRSAVVRVRSLHPPLLAADLLQGDVPQLQGLGLQRGALAGGHPRRSVQRVPLRPSHQSGLQNHHCSEVHAGDGPWPVQRFCPVFGAHLELLQICGVCISFHRPADLQPQWHFRQHPGPGSILCRLSVRCGQHSWGLGRCRGRVLGRLPHRDHGLLDVHVQPGGCRQQPGAVRLSAVWRGPARGPEPYPRGPLAASA, via the exons ATGCAGCCGCTGCCACCGGAGGAGGCCCGCAGGGACGGGGCTGAGGACGCCCAGTGGTCCAG GCCCGAGTGCCAGGCATGGACGGGGACGCTGCTGCTGGGCACGGGCCTGCTGTACTGCGCCCGGGTCAGCGTGCCCGTGTGCGCCGTCTCCATGAGCCAGGACTTCGGCTGGAACAAGAAGGAAGCCGGCGTCGTGCTCAGCAGCTTCTTCTGGGGCTACTGCCTGACTCAGGTGGTGGGCGGCTACCTGGGGGACCG GATCGGGGGTGAGAAGGTCATCCTGCTGTCCGCCTCCGCCTGGGGCTTCATCACTGCCGCCACCCCGCTGCTCGCCCGCCTCAGCAGTGCTCACCTGGTCCTCATGACCTTCTCGCGCATCCTCACGGGCTTGCTCCAAG GGGTCTACTTCCCGGCGCTGACCAGCCTGCTGTCACAGAAGGTACGAGAGAGCGAACGCGCCTTCACCTACAGTGCCGTGGGGGCCGGCTCCCAATTTGG GACGCTGGTGACGGGGGCCGTGGGCTCCCTGCTCCTGGACTGGTACGGCTGGCCTAGCGTCTTCTACCTCTCCGGCGGGCTCACCCTGCTGTGGGTGTGTTATGTGCACAG ATCTCATCCTGGCCTTGGGTGTTCTGGTGCGAGGCCTGCGGGTGTCCAGGCGCACCAAAGTTCCCTGGAGACAGCTTTTCCGGAAGCCCTCTGTCTG GGCAGCCATCTCCGCTCAGCTGTCGTCCGCGTGCGCTCTCTTCATCCTCCTCTCCTGGCTGCCGACCTTCTTCAAGGAGACGTTCCCCAGCTCCAAG gGCTGGGTCTTCAACGTGGTGCCCTGGCTGGTGGCCATCCCCGCCGGTCTGTTCAGCGGGTTCCTCTCCGACCATCTCATCAATCAGG gTTACAGAACCATCACTGTTCGGAAGTTCATGCAG GTGATGGGCCTTGGCCTGTCCAGCGTTTTTGCCCTGTGTTTGGGGCACACCTCGAGCTTCTGCAAATCTGTGGTGTTTGCATCAGCTTCCATCGGCCTGCAGACCTTCAACCACAG TGGCATTTCCGTCAACATCCAGGACCTGGCTCCATCCTGTGCCGGCTTTCTGTTCG GTGTGGCCAACACAGCTGGGGCCTTGGCAG GTGTCGTGGGCGTGTGCTTGGGAGGCTACCTCATCGAGACCACGGGCTCCTGGACGTCCATGTTCAGCCTGGTGGCTGCCGTCAGCAGCCTGGGGCTGTGCGTCTTTCTGCTGTTTGGAGAGGCCCAGCGCGTGGACCTGAGCCCTACCCACGAGGACCTCTAGCTGCCTCGGCCTGA
- the SLC17A9 gene encoding solute carrier family 17 member 9 isoform X1, protein MQPLPPEEARRDGAEDAQWSRPECQAWTGTLLLGTGLLYCARVSVPVCAVSMSQDFGWNKKEAGVVLSSFFWGYCLTQVVGGYLGDRIGGEKVILLSASAWGFITAATPLLARLSSAHLVLMTFSRILTGLLQGVYFPALTSLLSQKVRESERAFTYSAVGAGSQFGTLVTGAVGSLLLDWYGWPSVFYLSGGLTLLWVCYVHRYLLSEKDLILALGVLVRGLRVSRRTKVPWRQLFRKPSVWAAISAQLSSACALFILLSWLPTFFKETFPSSKGWVFNVVPWLVAIPAGLFSGFLSDHLINQGYRTITVRKFMQVMGLGLSSVFALCLGHTSSFCKSVVFASASIGLQTFNHSGISVNIQDLAPSCAGFLFGVANTAGALAGVVGVCLGGYLIETTGSWTSMFSLVAAVSSLGLCVFLLFGEAQRVDLSPTHEDL, encoded by the exons ATGCAGCCGCTGCCACCGGAGGAGGCCCGCAGGGACGGGGCTGAGGACGCCCAGTGGTCCAG GCCCGAGTGCCAGGCATGGACGGGGACGCTGCTGCTGGGCACGGGCCTGCTGTACTGCGCCCGGGTCAGCGTGCCCGTGTGCGCCGTCTCCATGAGCCAGGACTTCGGCTGGAACAAGAAGGAAGCCGGCGTCGTGCTCAGCAGCTTCTTCTGGGGCTACTGCCTGACTCAGGTGGTGGGCGGCTACCTGGGGGACCG GATCGGGGGTGAGAAGGTCATCCTGCTGTCCGCCTCCGCCTGGGGCTTCATCACTGCCGCCACCCCGCTGCTCGCCCGCCTCAGCAGTGCTCACCTGGTCCTCATGACCTTCTCGCGCATCCTCACGGGCTTGCTCCAAG GGGTCTACTTCCCGGCGCTGACCAGCCTGCTGTCACAGAAGGTACGAGAGAGCGAACGCGCCTTCACCTACAGTGCCGTGGGGGCCGGCTCCCAATTTGG GACGCTGGTGACGGGGGCCGTGGGCTCCCTGCTCCTGGACTGGTACGGCTGGCCTAGCGTCTTCTACCTCTCCGGCGGGCTCACCCTGCTGTGGGTGTGTTATGTGCACAGGTACCTGCTGAGTGAAAAAG ATCTCATCCTGGCCTTGGGTGTTCTGGTGCGAGGCCTGCGGGTGTCCAGGCGCACCAAAGTTCCCTGGAGACAGCTTTTCCGGAAGCCCTCTGTCTG GGCAGCCATCTCCGCTCAGCTGTCGTCCGCGTGCGCTCTCTTCATCCTCCTCTCCTGGCTGCCGACCTTCTTCAAGGAGACGTTCCCCAGCTCCAAG gGCTGGGTCTTCAACGTGGTGCCCTGGCTGGTGGCCATCCCCGCCGGTCTGTTCAGCGGGTTCCTCTCCGACCATCTCATCAATCAGG gTTACAGAACCATCACTGTTCGGAAGTTCATGCAG GTGATGGGCCTTGGCCTGTCCAGCGTTTTTGCCCTGTGTTTGGGGCACACCTCGAGCTTCTGCAAATCTGTGGTGTTTGCATCAGCTTCCATCGGCCTGCAGACCTTCAACCACAG TGGCATTTCCGTCAACATCCAGGACCTGGCTCCATCCTGTGCCGGCTTTCTGTTCG GTGTGGCCAACACAGCTGGGGCCTTGGCAG GTGTCGTGGGCGTGTGCTTGGGAGGCTACCTCATCGAGACCACGGGCTCCTGGACGTCCATGTTCAGCCTGGTGGCTGCCGTCAGCAGCCTGGGGCTGTGCGTCTTTCTGCTGTTTGGAGAGGCCCAGCGCGTGGACCTGAGCCCTACCCACGAGGACCTCTAG